One genomic segment of Clavelina lepadiformis chromosome 3, kaClaLepa1.1, whole genome shotgun sequence includes these proteins:
- the LOC143449151 gene encoding uncharacterized protein LOC143449151 → MGKIKGGITKAKFRYWVKEPKKRKRPVYLFGKTFGPALKPNANSHIVTRGSVEGDLTATNPEIPSTSNVNSSCGELEENLNYKIRREKLSSDWRLVEERLFKLSITLYSPERRTCCVCFEEVANIIRCGDCGPNVYYCRQCWDNCHSFVWYHLPDIWMGNMFCKMVTPVRLLKRFDGHECQSSYTRHLTVVDYKGFENVVSVQFCYCESEPETLLRLNLWTCSPKKPKLAVSIDLLEYFRALCLEKHLSTEGFCHALENRFLRVPGYTAGVKSLSRVLLQEVVEAYRHHVYKLQHLHGLVSSDDIDTGTLCPACEGNPEGMRTYCLDANFGLVRRILSGSKSCDPHHKQSFFLNQNEVDSFVDTYDENKYGSASKNCNDFQAGSIIRSKSKSSKLAIKGVFGVCCKHEFPTMFFDLKHGERLAYAVLAIEKLLERNENKIRVFYDIACKLKGHLQVRKNFAILNKITFAVPVFHSYGHIFSCQKQFNPRFLDGFGLTDGETVERLWAYLRGFNKISKEMKPEHRTDLLTDGLIHYGRKIKKNLGCALMNKLKRASCKMELAKSELEAMAASYPGGTLTQHQLKAIALQPEPYSSAEMASFSWVEEYSLKLQEYYWLKEEVEDLTKEITSEILSGKVDQIAKLDSHLSKVEVENGILIRWDVKDDMMLKYLSSAVKKKRAEILENIYKLNIERKFLSTLIQKYPAGQTIVQRLVRSIRKVNNNIRHQITMYNKYQNVPQNEMKSITFEMVVGSGPVKNVPGFIEKKIKEQHCIRERCKEEMCHLKEDMTSVMNFYQKQINILSNLVEGCEVVEPYVVTHQLQAEIELLSFINDIKGTVPFQANTPLLNEKLGTSNMAKLDPMEKEDDESESPINLSELQHILTEFGSESEGSDNEDEA, encoded by the exons ACAGTTCTTGTGGAG AGttggaagaaaatttaaattacaaaatcagaAGAGAGAAGCTGTCTTCAGATTGGCGATTAGTTGAAGAAAGGTTGTTTAAGTTGTCCATAACCCTCTATTCTCCTGAGCGACGTACTTGCTGTGTATGCTTTGAAGAAGTTGCCAACATAATTCGTTGTGGAGATTGTGGGCCAAATGTATATTACTGTCGTCAGTGCTGGGATAACTGTCATTCTTTTGTTTGGTATCATTTGCCAGACATATGGAtg ggtaacatgttttgcaaaatggtCACTCCGGTACGACTTTTGAAGAGATTTGATGGTCATGAATGTCAGTCAAGTTACACTCGACACCTTACAGTGGTTGATTACAaag gttttgaaaatgtggtttctgtacaattttgctaTTGTGAGAGTGAGCCTGAAACTCTGTTAAGATTAAATCTGTGGACCTGTTCGCCCAAAAAGCCTAAACTAGCAGTATCCATTGACCTATTGGAATACTTTCGAGCCTTGTGTCTCGAAAAACATCTTTCCACTGAAGGATTTTGCCATGCTCTTGAAAATAGATTTTTGCGAGTACCTGGATATACAGCAGGG gtaaagTCTTTGTCAAGAGTTTTGCTACAAGAAGTGGTTGAGGCATATAGACACCATGTCTATAAGCTGCAACATCTGCATGGTTTGGTCTCTTCTGATGATATAGATACGGGTACCCTGTGTCCAGCATGTGAAGGG AATCCTGAAGGTATGCGGACATATTGCttagatgcaaattttggtttgGTGAGAAGAATTTTGTCTGGGAGTAAAAGCTGTGATCCTCACCACaaacaatctttttttttaaaccaaaatgaAGTCGACAGCTTTGTAGACACCtatgatgaaaacaaatatggctCGGCT TCCAAAAATTGCAATGACTTTCAAGCAGGCAGCATCATTAGATCGAAATCTAAAAGCAGTAAACTGGCTATCAAAGGTGTATTTGgtgtttgttgtaaacatGAGTTTCCGACAAtgttttttgacttaaaacaTGGTGAAAG GCTAGCATATGCAGTTTTAGCTATTGAAAAACTTCTGGaaagaaacgaaaataaaataagagtTTTCTATGACATAGCTTGCAAACTGAAAGGTCATCTTCAG gtccgaaaaaactttgcaattcttaataaaataacatttgcaGTACCTGTTTTTCATTCATATGGCCATATTTTCTCTTGTCAG aaacaattCAACCCGAGGTTCCTGGACGGGTTTGGACTTACGGATGGTGAAACTGTGGAGCGATTATGGGCATACCTTCGTGGATTTAACAAAATCTCAAAAGAGATGAAACCGGAACATCGTACTGATTTGCTTACCGATGGCTTGATTCATTATGGGcgcaaaatcaaaaaaaatttgg GTTGTGCATTGATGAACAAGCTGAAGAGAGCTAGCTGCAAAATGGAATTGGCCAAGAGTGAATTAGAAGCTATGGCAGCTTCTTACCCTGGTG GAACATTAACACAACATCAATTAAAAGCAATAGCTCTGCAACCAGAGCCGTATTCTTCTGCAGAAATGGCATCTTTTTCTTGGGTAGAAGAATACTCACTTAAACTTCAAGAATACTATTGGTTGAA aGAAGAAGTTGAAGATTTGACCAAGGAAATAACGTCTGAAATACTTTCTGGAAAAGTTGACCAAATTGCTAA ACTTGACAGTCATCTTTCCAAAGTTGAAGTAGAAAACGGTATATTGATTCGTTGGGATGTAAAAGATGATATGatgcttaaatatttgtcaagtgctgtgaagaaaaaaagagcagaaattttggagaacatttataaattaaatatcgaaagaaaatttttatctacttTGATTCAAAAATACCCAG CTGGTCAAACAATTGTTCAACGACTAGTGCGAAGCATCAGGAAGGTTAACAACAACATTCGTCATCAGATTACTATGTATAATAAATACCAGAATGttccacaaaatgaaatgaaaagcaTAACTTTTGAAATGGTTGTCGGGTCTGGGCCAGTTAAAAACGTACctggttttattgaaaaaaaaatcaaggaaCAACATTGCATTCGGGAAAGGTGCAAAGAAGAAATGTGTCATTTAAAAGAAGATATGACAAGTGTGATGAACTTCtatcaaaagcaaataaacataCTGTCTAATCTTGTAGAAGGCTGTGAGGTTGTGGAACCATATGTGGTTACCCATCAGTTGCAAGCAGAGATCGAACTTCTTTCTTTCATAAATGACATTAAGGGCACAGTACCTTTTCAAGCGAATACACCTCTGCTCAATGAGAAGCTAGGCACTTCCAATATGGCAAAATTGGACCCAATGGagaaagaagatgatgaaagtgAATCACCAATAAATTTATCTGAGCTTCAACACATTTTAACTGAATTTGGCTCGGAAAGCGAAGGTTCAGATAACGAAGATGAAGCTTAA